In the Arthrobacter sp. 31Y genome, one interval contains:
- a CDS encoding MFS transporter yields the protein MPQSSSLTETSPALGSPGKLKTAIAAGAGTLVENYDFLAFGTASALYFGAAFFPSADPTMGTLLAFLTFGVGFLARPLGGALGGYFGDKYGRKPVLFTALLVMGAATFLIGLLPTYAQIGILAPIILVVVRLIQGLAYGAEWGGAVMMTFEHAPWKSKGKYSAIPQAGSPAGIALATVAFLASAQLGNDWAWRVPFLASAVLVILGLYVRLRLEESPDFERAKSSGEILKNPVAEVLRKDWRTILRVISLRLVESCGYYVISTFLLSRVTAAHPEAKGSTLIALLIACLIAIPTILAAGAITDRIGRKPLYIIGSLATIVFAFPMFQMTNSGDPLMIIIVFGIGIGLIWSTFAGVQGSWFGELFPTNTRNSGASLGYQLAASIAGFSPFLAGSLAAVFGWVGGSMFYMLIGVIGLTGAVVTRETWGKRERSAIREILDAAETNVVPRPKASTATRSK from the coding sequence ATGCCCCAATCATCTTCTCTAACAGAAACGTCGCCAGCCTTAGGTTCGCCGGGAAAACTAAAGACTGCCATCGCCGCCGGCGCGGGAACATTGGTCGAGAACTACGATTTTCTGGCTTTCGGAACCGCCTCGGCGTTGTACTTCGGCGCAGCATTCTTCCCCTCAGCCGACCCAACCATGGGAACCCTGCTGGCTTTTCTCACCTTCGGAGTGGGGTTTCTCGCCCGGCCCCTTGGGGGAGCCCTTGGTGGCTACTTCGGTGACAAGTATGGACGCAAGCCGGTACTTTTCACAGCTCTGCTGGTGATGGGCGCAGCAACCTTCCTGATTGGCCTCCTGCCAACCTATGCACAGATCGGCATTCTTGCTCCGATCATTTTGGTCGTAGTGCGGCTCATCCAGGGTCTCGCATATGGTGCCGAATGGGGCGGCGCCGTAATGATGACCTTCGAGCACGCTCCATGGAAAAGCAAGGGCAAATACTCCGCTATTCCCCAGGCTGGCAGCCCAGCGGGAATTGCTCTTGCCACGGTTGCTTTCCTCGCTTCGGCCCAACTGGGCAATGACTGGGCTTGGCGTGTTCCATTTTTGGCAAGTGCCGTCCTGGTCATACTGGGGCTGTACGTGAGGCTTAGGCTAGAAGAATCACCGGACTTTGAACGGGCCAAGAGCTCCGGAGAGATCCTCAAAAATCCAGTTGCCGAGGTTCTCCGCAAAGATTGGCGAACAATTCTCAGAGTCATATCGCTCCGCCTAGTGGAATCCTGCGGTTATTACGTAATCTCCACATTCCTCCTCTCGCGTGTAACAGCGGCGCATCCCGAAGCGAAGGGCAGCACTCTCATTGCGCTCTTGATTGCCTGCCTGATTGCAATTCCGACGATTCTTGCCGCGGGTGCCATCACGGACCGGATCGGCCGGAAACCGCTCTATATCATTGGAAGCTTGGCAACCATCGTTTTCGCTTTCCCCATGTTCCAAATGACCAACAGCGGCGACCCCTTGATGATCATCATCGTGTTTGGAATCGGCATTGGACTGATTTGGAGTACCTTCGCCGGCGTACAAGGATCGTGGTTCGGGGAACTCTTTCCGACGAATACCCGGAACTCCGGAGCGTCTCTCGGTTATCAGTTGGCCGCGAGCATAGCTGGGTTTTCCCCCTTCCTCGCGGGCTCCCTCGCTGCTGTCTTTGGATGGGTAGGCGGATCGATGTTCTACATGCTGATTGGTGTTATCGGCCTGACCGGTGCAGTTGTGACCCGAGAAACTTGGGGAAAACGCGAACGCAGCGCGATTCGGGAGATCCTCGATGCAGCTGAGACCAACGTTGTCCCCCGGCCAAAAGCATCAACCGCAACCAGGTCCAAGTAG
- a CDS encoding NAD(P)-dependent oxidoreductase, whose translation MSNESTASRTMATASEVSNDRPEQMVPSKEIHIGFIGIGAMGLPMANNLHRAGYTVSAVDPSARQCALAQDAGYSASDDLDDLRGSDAVIVMVANPEQLLGLVEPLSLLENKNHRTVAIVASTVGPRALEDFAQRMGEHGVEVIDVAVTGGVAGAERGGLTLLTGAPTEALQRVRPLLECLGSITNCGDRPGDGQAVKLVNNLLAAVNSAAVAEAIRFTKGLGLDPQRVLECIEHGAAASWMLSDRGPRMAQPREEREFRTQTAILAKDTTLIQHVAAEHGTNVPLLSIVQGQFAKALDLGWATEDDSAIVDLPL comes from the coding sequence GTGTCAAACGAAAGCACTGCATCGCGAACGATGGCCACCGCGAGTGAAGTCAGCAACGACAGGCCAGAACAGATGGTCCCTTCCAAGGAAATCCATATTGGTTTCATTGGCATCGGTGCCATGGGATTGCCCATGGCAAACAATCTTCACCGCGCTGGCTACACTGTCTCTGCCGTTGATCCCTCGGCCCGGCAATGCGCCCTCGCCCAGGATGCAGGCTACTCGGCAAGCGACGACCTGGATGACCTTCGCGGTAGCGATGCGGTCATTGTCATGGTGGCCAATCCCGAACAATTGCTGGGACTCGTGGAACCACTGAGTCTTCTTGAAAACAAGAATCACCGCACCGTAGCGATCGTCGCGTCAACAGTTGGCCCCCGAGCCTTGGAGGATTTTGCGCAGAGGATGGGGGAGCATGGCGTCGAGGTCATCGATGTGGCAGTCACGGGTGGTGTGGCCGGTGCCGAACGAGGCGGGCTGACGCTGCTCACGGGCGCGCCTACGGAGGCGCTGCAGCGAGTGCGACCACTGTTGGAATGCCTCGGCTCGATCACAAATTGTGGCGATCGTCCTGGCGACGGTCAAGCTGTGAAACTGGTCAACAATCTATTGGCTGCCGTCAACTCTGCAGCCGTTGCCGAGGCAATCAGATTTACCAAGGGTCTGGGACTGGATCCGCAACGGGTTCTTGAATGTATAGAACACGGTGCCGCCGCCTCGTGGATGCTTTCAGATCGCGGCCCGCGCATGGCCCAGCCTCGCGAAGAGCGAGAGTTTCGAACCCAAACGGCCATCTTGGCTAAAGATACAACTCTGATACAGCATGTCGCAGCAGAGCACGGAACCAACGTCCCGCTTCTGAGTATCGTGCAAGGGCAATTTGCCAAAGCCTTGGATCTCGGATGGGCCACAGAAGACGATTCTGCCATTGTCGACCTCCCTCTTTAG
- a CDS encoding VOC family protein: protein MANLRLHHVNVTSDDMSTLSSFYRDALGLELLPSPAMIATSANEGKDGDEEWEDGAKFFDAGDPEELQLHATRRQPYLAAQEGHSVNPLIAGHFAFRTDDIEGVKQKLTESGIPFDDWGIWSVKGWYQIFLTDPAGNMIEIHEIKNDEG from the coding sequence GTGGCAAATCTAAGGCTGCACCACGTCAACGTCACTTCCGATGACATGTCGACCCTCTCATCCTTTTACCGTGACGCTTTGGGGTTGGAGCTCCTTCCATCGCCCGCCATGATCGCCACAAGTGCCAACGAAGGAAAAGATGGGGACGAGGAATGGGAGGATGGCGCAAAGTTCTTCGATGCGGGTGATCCAGAGGAGCTTCAGCTCCATGCAACCCGGCGGCAGCCGTATTTGGCTGCTCAAGAGGGGCACTCCGTTAACCCCCTCATCGCCGGCCACTTCGCTTTCCGCACTGACGACATCGAGGGTGTGAAGCAGAAACTGACCGAAAGCGGAATCCCCTTTGATGACTGGGGTATCTGGTCTGTAAAGGGCTGGTACCAGATATTTCTCACCGACCCCGCGGGAAACATGATCGAGATCCATGAGATCAAGAATGATGAAGGCTGA
- a CDS encoding NAD-dependent epimerase/dehydratase family protein, which translates to MKVLVTGATGYIGGSVATMLAARGHTVVGLTRDETKAPLLASAGIIPLIGTLDDAEILARESKSADAVVNAADADHRSSLEAILDAIAGTGKALIHTSGSSVVGDDARGNSLSEVIYDENSTWKIEERKLARHEINSLVLESAARGVRSVIICPSLIYGIGGGINPNSIQVPFLVEQAQESGKVRVVGKGLNRWSTVHIDDLSDLYSLVLDSAPAGSFYFAENGEASFAEIGAAIADRLGMNGVDSWDPEEAAGLWGPGRAYFTYGSNSRVRAARARKELGWKPAHDSVLRWILDQLPISEKERQQ; encoded by the coding sequence ATGAAAGTACTTGTTACCGGTGCAACCGGCTATATTGGGGGATCCGTCGCCACCATGCTGGCGGCTCGTGGCCACACTGTTGTGGGTCTGACTCGGGATGAAACTAAAGCGCCCCTGCTGGCATCCGCAGGAATCATTCCTCTGATCGGGACACTGGATGACGCTGAGATTCTTGCTCGCGAGTCGAAAAGCGCAGACGCTGTTGTCAATGCTGCTGACGCCGACCACCGGAGCTCACTTGAGGCGATTCTGGATGCCATTGCGGGGACAGGAAAAGCGCTCATTCATACGAGTGGATCCAGCGTCGTCGGCGACGATGCGCGCGGAAACAGTTTGTCTGAAGTGATTTACGACGAGAACTCCACGTGGAAGATCGAGGAAAGAAAGCTGGCGCGACATGAAATCAACTCGTTGGTTTTGGAGTCAGCTGCACGTGGGGTGCGAAGCGTCATAATCTGTCCCAGCCTTATCTACGGCATAGGGGGTGGAATCAACCCCAACAGCATACAAGTCCCATTTTTGGTCGAGCAGGCCCAGGAATCAGGGAAGGTCCGGGTCGTGGGAAAGGGTTTGAACCGCTGGTCGACAGTCCACATAGACGATCTCTCGGACCTCTATAGTCTTGTGCTTGATTCGGCTCCGGCCGGTTCCTTCTACTTCGCTGAGAACGGGGAAGCTTCGTTCGCAGAGATCGGTGCTGCGATTGCCGACAGGCTGGGCATGAATGGTGTGGATTCATGGGATCCGGAGGAGGCTGCCGGCCTATGGGGACCGGGGCGTGCCTATTTCACGTATGGAAGCAATAGCCGAGTGCGGGCGGCCCGGGCCCGGAAAGAGCTCGGCTGGAAGCCCGCGCATGATTCAGTGCTGCGCTGGATACTTGACCAACTGCCGATCTCCGAAAAGGAACGACAACAATGA
- a CDS encoding antibiotic biosynthesis monooxygenase family protein, which translates to MILEVANIHIPAGAHLEFEAAIQLGLETTLAKSPGFQSFEVRRCIETADRYLLLIQWETLEDHTVGFRESDLYAEWSAIVRPYFARPPEVEHFELVTSSIPLKH; encoded by the coding sequence ATGATTCTTGAAGTAGCAAATATTCACATTCCGGCCGGGGCGCATTTGGAGTTCGAAGCTGCCATTCAGCTGGGATTGGAGACCACACTTGCGAAGTCTCCGGGTTTTCAAAGTTTTGAGGTCCGCCGTTGCATTGAAACTGCAGATCGATATCTACTGCTCATCCAGTGGGAAACGCTGGAAGACCACACAGTCGGATTCCGCGAATCGGATCTCTACGCAGAGTGGAGCGCCATCGTACGTCCATATTTTGCACGTCCACCCGAAGTTGAACACTTCGAGCTTGTCACCAGCAGCATCCCGCTGAAACATTAG